The window atatctgtctgtctgtctgtctatatatgtctctctgtctgtctgtctatatatctgtctgtctatatatctgtctatctgtctgtctatatatctgtctgtctgtctatatatctgtctgtctatctatctatctatctgtctgtctgtctgtctatatatctgtctgtctgtctatctatctgtctgtctgtctgtctatcaatctgtctgtctgtctatctatctgtctgtctgtctgtctatatatctgtctgtctgtctgtctatctgtctgtctgtctgtctatctatctgtctgtcagtctatctatctatctatctgtctgtctgtctgtctgtctatatatctgtctgtctgtctgtctgtctttctatctatctatctgtctctcttgcAGATTCATGTAGTGCATTATTGAATCCGATTCATAAATTCGACCTTGTCAGACCAGCTTGTGTTATTAAATATCTTGCTGTGTCACGGAAACGCTGCTTGTGTCTTTGTTGCACAGAGCACAGAAGGGGAGGTGTCTCATTTGGCATTTATATTTCAGCCGTCGGACCAGTTCTTCTGATAAACAAGGGTGCGCTTCTGCTGCGCTGTGAAAGGGTCGGGTCCTTTCGCGGATTCAGTGTTTTTATACATTTAGGGTTGCTCTGCAAGAGGTTATTTCTCTCCAACTTCAGCTACAGTGATAGCTAAGTTTGGAGAGGAGGGAAAGGGAATAgtcgtgtttttttgttttttttttttcgaagggAATATCTGCAACGAGGATTTACTCTGCCTGTTTATCGCGAACCACACAAAGGAGGACAAATCGTGGAAAGTAAAAgcgaaaaaatacaataaattaaatgcacaatggacaacgCTGCATCTAAGAAACCTTGTTGCGGTAAGTTGCCTTGCGTAAGTTAGTGCAGTGATCCAGCAGATGGAAATAACGTCAATAAATCAGATGAAATTATGAATACTGAATAAATGCGATAATACAGATAAGACATgtttgaatataaatgttgagtGAATATATCCTAAGGATATACccaattagaatcagaatgagctttattgacaagtatgcttacacacacaaggaatttgtaatgatgacagaagcttccagtgcaaatgcaaccgtatatacatacaaacataaacatttaacacaaaaaaaaaataaataaaaaaaataagatataacagatgataaaatagaaatatgcaatagagcaataatgttgtttgaatatacagttatgtgcaggtgatgtattgaagaagaggaagggtatgttaaagaatataaatgaaatatggatataagtaggaacggatggattgaatactgtacatggttgtattgacaaaaggaaaatatttgggggcagttttaactgttcatgaggtgaatggcctgagggaaaaaactgttcctatgCCTGGCTGtgctggtgctcagtgctctgtagcgccggccagaaggcaacagttcgaaaaggaagtaagctgggtgaatggggtcaagagtgattttgccagcccttttcgtcactctggatgtgtacagttctagcagggtggttAGGGGAgagccaataatcctctcagcagtccgaactatcctttgaagtcttctgatgtctgacttggtagctgaaccaaaccagacagttatagaagtgcaaaggacagactcagtAACTGCTGAGTTCCAAAGACTAAGTCCTGAAACAAACCTAACAATACAAAGTCTTGTCCTTATCTAATGAACTAAGTAAGTAAATGAGAAAAAGTTAAAGTACAGAATGAGTCGAGATGAGGCCTCAAAGTTGGAATCAGATGCAAAGGGCTAGAGAGCAGAGGTGTTCGTCTGACACCCAAAGATTCGTTAAGGCCTTTATACCCTCTTGAGACTGTGCCAGAAAGAACTTCCCTTTTAGGTGCAGAAAGTTCTGCATGATGTTAAACTTAAAGTATCAGGTCATATTGTTATGACCTATTGAAGTGTGAAAACTGCAGTTAAGTGAAAGATAAACTACAGGCTCGCTCATATATATTGCAAAGAATTTGTGAATTTCCTGATCTCAGCAAGATACAAACACAGATGTCCTAGACACATCCTGTTTTTGATAGGCTTTGGctaaacattacttgaaacaataacaaaacataaaataggCTCTCTTGCTCCAACTCTGAAGCCTCATAAGGTCATAAAGTAACATAAACCTGGTCAAGAGCACATAATGAATGCATTTGGTAGCAATAATGTATAGATGCAGGAATACAAGGTTGGCCATATAAGAAATACATCTAGTAACACGAGCATGAGTACAACGATAATAATACAGTGATAATATGAATGAATATAAAACTGAGTACATGAATATGATTGCATAACTGATTATAATTGATTTCAAGCATAATATCAATAAGCAAAAATATAGAAATTCTCTGGTCACATGCATTAAGGATGCTGTACTTtacatatttttaacatatacatGGATTTTTAGGattgatcaaaataaaataaaactaaaaaaaaaatgtctgtgtctTCAGAAAGAATTCGCGAATTCTTCGTGTCTGCAAAATTCCTCATTTACCTCGGACATGCCCTATCAACCTGGGTAAGAGCCTGTTTGCATTAGAATCTGTTTCACAGCTGATTCACTTATAGCCTATATCAGTCACTACAAGAAcagaacaaattatttttattacttataataattaatatattataattaataataataataattattattattattatgttgtctCACTAATCCATAATTGCCAATGTAAATTGCATAAACCCCATTGAAATATAGTTATTGTTatcactatataaaaaaaaatactgattattattgttgttttgttaCAGGGGGATCGCATGTGGAATTTTGCTGTGGCCGTGTTTTTGGTGGAGCTGTATGGCAATAGTTTACTATTGACGGCCGTGTATGGACTGGTGGTTGCGGGGTCCGTCCTCTTAATGGGCGCTATTATTGGTGACTGGGTGGACAAAAACCCCCGACTGAAAGGTAAACATGACAAAGCCCCCACCATCATGCAGGATTAACATTGTTCTAGCTGATTATTGTGCAGCATGGCACATCACCATGCAGTGATATCTGTCTTGTAATTTTATTAGGTCAATTGTTCTGCCATTTGTAACCTTATGCAATTGAGTGTCTGGATTCTCTTTCAGTGGCACAGACATCCTTGGTGGTCCAGAACACCGCTGTAATTCTGTGTGGTGTCCTTCTGATGGCCGTTTTCCAGTTTAAAGAACAGCTTTCTACCTTGTACAATGGATGGTTACTGGTGAGTGTTTGAAAACTGGCAGCTTCCAAGCAAAGCTGTGGTACTATATCTCAATGTTTTCTTAGTGAGTAAACAGTTCTTAAAAAACACACTGACCAAAGTCTTATGCACTGATAATTTAGTTGGTGGTAAGAATGTCACCATGTCTATATGGCACTTCTTGGGTGGTGCTGagttttgtttttgcaattgtTTCTAACTCTGAATGTTGCATTGTGCTTTAAAAGTTTGGAAAttgattgtttttgtgtgtccccCATAGTTTTCAGTGACTAAAAGCTAAAATTGTAGAAATTTCTGAGTGATTTTAAAGTTAAATTCTGGAATATAAAAAATGGGAGGTAATGTAGTCAAAATTATAGAGTAGCCCCACTTTTTACATGGCCTCGGCTTAAGTTCATGTTTGTCATGTTTCTTGTTTGTTCTGAAACATGACACCTTGGTAATGGTAACAAAAATGGTGGCATGCTGTCAGCAGAATCTGGCAGATGTCACATGAACAGAAAGCCTGTTGATTGGTCAATATTAGTTCACTGAGTCTCCTGTTAAAGGTTTGGAAAGCTGTAACTTTTACATACACAATAACAAACAAAACCTGCTGTTCATCTCCGTGTCACTGAGGTCAAGGACCCATACAACAGACAAAATGGCATGTTCAATGAACCGTTCTGGACTGTGCCTGAAAATCTACTTGAATTTATGGGCTTTTTGTGGCACTCGACTAACAACAGGCATCTGCTCATGACATTTTTGGATTCAATGAcattttttgtaattacatttttaaacttacATTGTTGCATTGCAGACATCATGCTACATTATGGTAATCACCATTGCTAACATTGCTAACCTGGCCAGCACAGCTATGTCCATTACCATCCAGAGGGACTGGGTGGTGGTTGTGGCTGGAGATGATCGGAGCAAATTGGCAGGTCAGGATTTCAGATGTTGCAAATGTTCATAATGTAGACGAATGCTTAATCTTTGGATGATCTTCTACCTTTGAGCTACAAACATCTTAAACTCTCCTTTCTTGTGTATTACTCTAATTTCCCCCAGTCAAAGAAACCCATAAAATATTACAACTACTCAGCTTTCTCCTTCAAGTGTCACTCTTTATGACCCTGATTTTAAACCCAACAATGTACATTTGGTGAACCCAGTAACCTCAAGGAAATCTATAAAAACTAGACCATAGCTTTCTCATTTCCAAGGAAAAAGTTTTtaactgtgttttgttttgtgtgtgtgtgttttgttagaTATGAATGCCACTGTCAGAATAATCGACCAGTTAACCAACATTCTGGCTCCAATGCTTGTGGGCCAGATCATGGCATTCGGTTCCCATTTCATCGGTTGTGGGTTCATCTCGGGCTGGAACCTGTTCTCCATGTGTTTGGAGTACTTCTTGCTCTGGAAAGTCTATCAGAAGACTCCAGCACTAGCCATCAAAGCAGGACTAAAGGAAACTGATGACCAAGAATTGAAAAAACTCAATGTTCAAAAAGGTCAGCCTCAAATACCAACCAAAGTCTTCATTGTAATGTTAACATTCTGTAAAcaacatttaatgcatttacacgCGCAGTTATAATAGAGCCACAGAGGGTTTTTGCATCAAGCTATACAtagtctgtccaagtatacatgacacaatcgaatatttgaaggaaggacgtcaGCTTGGGAAGCGCCAGTAATACATGTAGCACATCACCTCTGTCGTTTGGTGCACATGAACAATGCTGTGCCAGTTGTGGTCCAAGTAAAGAGCGTGCATGCTGGACGAAGCAATTGTATTATCTTGATCAGTCCGACTCCAAAAATATTGGACTGGTACAATTTCAGTTGGAATAAAGTGTTTACATTGcatattaaaaagacaaattcgactgaaatcaaactttcaaAGTCAATGTAAATGTACTGATGAAATAAAGGGTCTGTTGAAAAACCTAGTGAATGGCCTCCGGTGGCAGCATTTTGAAGACATCATAGGTGCGCTCCCGATGCGAAGGCTGCTCCAAAAGCTAGGTACCTTAATTATGTGGCCTCCTAAGATACTTAATTTTGACCAAATTCTAAGGTATCATTGTATGTATCCTTCTCTGgttaggcaatcccagaatgtaCTGTAAaacttggcaaaaaaaaaaaaaataaaataaaattaagatgGCAGATAAAGCTTTCTCTTATGAGGCTTAAGATGCTGCCATCGAAGGCAGCTGCCAATGTAGGCAGCAGGCAGcacacttggttttggaacagacacatTGAGTTGACCACTGCAGAATATCATATTCTCTTATGACCAATCTATTACTCTAGATTTTATCTTTGTGGTCTTTTAATTGAACTTTGCAGAGACTGGAAATAGTGAAAGTCCAGCTGAAGGCTCCCAACTAATGAATGAAACCACTGAGGTGAAGACGTTCGGCGAGAAGTCCAGTTGCTGCTATCAGATGACAGAGCCCATTCGTACCTTCAAGGAGGGCTGGGTAGCCTACTACAATCAGTCCATCTTCTTTGCTGGCATGTCTCTGGCGTTCCTCTACATGACAGTGCTGGGTTTCGACTGCATCACCACAGGCTACGCGTACACTCAGGGCTTGAACGGTTCAGTGCTCAGTCTGCTAATGGGAGCCTCAGCCATATCTGGCATTTGTGGAACGGTTGCCTTCACCTGGATTAGGAAGAAGTGCGGCCTGATCCGAACTGGCTTCATCGCTGGAGTGATCCAGCTCTCGTGCCTCATGCTCTGCGTGGCCTCTGTCTTCGCTCCTGGAAGCCCCTTTGATCTCAGCATCTCGCCCTTTGAAGAGATCCTTAAacatctgtttggagacagtgcttcgcTGCGAGAGAGTCCTACCATTGTTCCCACTATTGAGCCACAGGGCCTTACCAACAAAACCATTTTTGAGGAAGGCCTCCAAGTGAAGTCCTACTTGTCTGTCAGTCTTCTCTTTGCTGGTGTCATTGCTGCTAGAGTTGGTAAGTTAATGAACAACCAACAAGAAACAAAACTAATATATTGTAGTTTTATTTAGACATTTTGTTCCGTTATCACTGGGGAAGAAGTGATATGCTTATCGTTTTATTGCTTTAGAGTTGTAAAGCCAACTTTTGAGTCCAAAATCActcttcaagtaatttttatgaaaattgtGTGCTGTGCTGTCTTTTGATTCATTCTCCTCAACTGATTCTTCTTTCAGGCCTTTGGTCCTTTGACTTGACCGTGACCCAACTGATCCAAGAGAATGTGATCGAGTCTGAGAGAGGCATCATCAATGGTGTCCAGAACTCCATGAACTATCTTCTCGATCTGCTGCACTTCATCATGGTCATCCTTGCACCAAATTCTGAGGCCTTTGGCCTTCTCGTGATCATCTCTGTTTCCTTTGTTGCCATGGGACATATGATGTATTTCAGGTTTGCCTATAAAAGCCTCCGGAGTCGACTCTTCCTCTTCTGCTCACTAGAGCAGAAGCAAGATCCCAATATTCCCTCATTTTCAAACTCTGTATAACTCTTTAAAGAGACTGTAGGCCCACTCCTACTGGAGTAGTGTGTGCTGTGTTTTTAAGAGAACCTTGCCAGGGTTCATGCTTTAGCTGCTTGCAGTGCTTGTGTATCCACTTGTATTTACCCAGTGCAGTAGTTTTTCTTAGCCATTAGCTGAAATAACAAATAGATCAGGAGCCAACAGCATAGCTTGCTTTTGAGATAAATGTAGGGGTGTTTGTCAAAAGGCATTTTAAACTACCCTGTGTTCAAGGGGATGTGAGAAAAAATGTTAGGTggaaaaatagaaatgaaa is drawn from Myxocyprinus asiaticus isolate MX2 ecotype Aquarium Trade chromosome 11, UBuf_Myxa_2, whole genome shotgun sequence and contains these coding sequences:
- the slc40a1 gene encoding solute carrier family 40 member 1 isoform X2; this encodes MWNFAVAVFLVELYGNSLLLTAVYGLVVAGSVLLMGAIIGDWVDKNPRLKVAQTSLVVQNTAVILCGVLLMAVFQFKEQLSTLYNGWLLTSCYIMVITIANIANLASTAMSITIQRDWVVVVAGDDRSKLADMNATVRIIDQLTNILAPMLVGQIMAFGSHFIGCGFISGWNLFSMCLEYFLLWKVYQKTPALAIKAGLKETDDQELKKLNVQKETGNSESPAEGSQLMNETTEVKTFGEKSSCCYQMTEPIRTFKEGWVAYYNQSIFFAGMSLAFLYMTVLGFDCITTGYAYTQGLNGSVLSLLMGASAISGICGTVAFTWIRKKCGLIRTGFIAGVIQLSCLMLCVASVFAPGSPFDLSISPFEEILKHLFGDSASLRESPTIVPTIEPQGLTNKTIFEEGLQVKSYLSVSLLFAGVIAARVGLWSFDLTVTQLIQENVIESERGIINGVQNSMNYLLDLLHFIMVILAPNSEAFGLLVIISVSFVAMGHMMYFRFAYKSLRSRLFLFCSLEQKQDPNIPSFSNSV
- the slc40a1 gene encoding solute carrier family 40 member 1 isoform X1, translated to MDNAASKKPCCERIREFFVSAKFLIYLGHALSTWGDRMWNFAVAVFLVELYGNSLLLTAVYGLVVAGSVLLMGAIIGDWVDKNPRLKVAQTSLVVQNTAVILCGVLLMAVFQFKEQLSTLYNGWLLTSCYIMVITIANIANLASTAMSITIQRDWVVVVAGDDRSKLADMNATVRIIDQLTNILAPMLVGQIMAFGSHFIGCGFISGWNLFSMCLEYFLLWKVYQKTPALAIKAGLKETDDQELKKLNVQKETGNSESPAEGSQLMNETTEVKTFGEKSSCCYQMTEPIRTFKEGWVAYYNQSIFFAGMSLAFLYMTVLGFDCITTGYAYTQGLNGSVLSLLMGASAISGICGTVAFTWIRKKCGLIRTGFIAGVIQLSCLMLCVASVFAPGSPFDLSISPFEEILKHLFGDSASLRESPTIVPTIEPQGLTNKTIFEEGLQVKSYLSVSLLFAGVIAARVGLWSFDLTVTQLIQENVIESERGIINGVQNSMNYLLDLLHFIMVILAPNSEAFGLLVIISVSFVAMGHMMYFRFAYKSLRSRLFLFCSLEQKQDPNIPSFSNSV